In a genomic window of Callospermophilus lateralis isolate mCalLat2 chromosome 12, mCalLat2.hap1, whole genome shotgun sequence:
- the Rnf6 gene encoding E3 ubiquitin-protein ligase RNF6 isoform X1 has protein sequence MNQSRSRSGDSGEETSSQDHNHRENERRWQQERLHREEAYYQFINELNDEDYRLMRDHNLLGTPGEITSEELQQRLDGVKEQLASQPDLRNGTNNRDSEVPRESSNEDSLLEWLNTFRRTGNATRSGQNGNQTWRAVSRTNPNSGEFRFSLEIHINHENRGFEINGEDYTGIPLSDISRDRTSNRQERSTSPVARRTRSQTSMDFSGNSSTITRARLGSRGQNLVEGSLSTLGRLRNRIGRAVGIPRTSANFSNHPNQSGGSELRQREGQRFGAAHVWENGARTNVTVRNTNQRLEPIRLRSAFSSRSRSPIQRQSGTAYHNSQRESRPLQQTIRRSVRRRGITRVFVEQDRERRGTVSAPFSNSRLVSRITVEEGEESSRSSTAVRRHPTITLDLQVRRIRPGENRDRDSIANRTRSRVGLAENTVTVESNSGGFRRTISRLERSGIRTYVSTITVPLRRISENELVEPSSVALRSILRQIMTGFGELSSLMEAESESEIQRNVQNLPEMHSELTNLGTVNENSQLSEGSSQDREAQEDSTEMQAENETTQPQTQNSDSRGGRQLRNSNNLVETGTLPILRLAHFFLLNEGDDDDRIRGLTKEQIDNLSTRNYEHNGIDSELGKICSVCISDYVTGNKLRQLPCMHEFHIHCIDRWLSENCTCPICRQPVLGSGIANNG, from the exons ATGAATCAGTCTAGATCCAGATCAGGTGATAGTGGTGAAGAAACCTCATCTCAAGACCATAATCATCGTGAAAATGAGAGAAGATGGCAGCAAGAGCGTCTCCATAGAGAAGAAGCCTATTATCAATTTATTAATGAACTCAATGATGAAGATTATCGACTAATGAGAGATCATAATCTTTTAGGCACCCCTG GAGAAATAACATCAGAAGAACTACAACAACGGTTAGATGGAGTGAAGGAACAACTAGCATCGCAGCCTGATTTGAGAAATGGGACAAATAACAGAG ACTCAGAAGTCCCTCGAGAAAGTTCAAATGAAGATTCTCTGCTAGAATGGTTGAACACCTTTCGTCGCACAGGAAATGCAACTCGAAGTGGACAAAATGGGAACCAAACTTGGAGAGCTGTGAGTCGAACAAACCCAAACAGTGGAGAGTTTCGGTTTAGTCtggaaatccacataaatcatgaGAATAGAGGATTTGAAATTAATGGAGAAGATTATACAGGCATTCCACTTTCAGATATTAGCAGGGATCGTACTAGCAATAGGCAAGAAAGATCAACTAGTCCTGTGGCTAGGCGAACAAGAAGCCAAACCTCCATGGATTTCAGTGGTAATAGTTCCACCATTACAAGGGCAAGGCTTGGTTCAAGGGGGCAGAATTTAGTTGAAGGATCACTTTCAACACTGGGAAGGTTAAGGAATAGAATTGGGCGGGCAGTTGGCATTCCTAGAACTAGTGCTAATTTTAGTAATCACCCAAACCAATCAGGTGGTAGTGAACTCAGGCAAAGGGAGGGGCAGAGATTTGGAGCAGCACATGTTTGGGAAAATGGAGCTAGAACTAATGTCACAGTGAGAAATACAAACCAAAGATTAGAGCCAATAAGATTACGGTCTGCTTTCAGCAGTCGAAGCCGTTCACCAATTCAGAGACAGAGTGGCACTGCTTATCATAATTCCCAAAGGGAAAGTAGACCTTTGCAGCAAACAATTAGAAGGTCTGTGAGGAGGAGAGGTATAACTCGGGTCTTTGTAGAGCAAGATAGAGAACGCAGAGGTACTGTAAGTGCCCCATTCTCTAATTCAAGACTTGTGTCAAGAAtaacagtagaagaaggagaagaatccAGCAGATCCTCAACTGCTGTACGACGACATCCAACAATCACACTGGATCTTCAAGTGAGGAGAATTCGTCCTGGAGAAAATAGAGATCGGGATAGCATTGCAAATAGAACCCGCTCTAGAGTAGGGCTAGCAGAAAATACAGTCACTGTTGAAAGCAATAGTGGGGGCTTTCGCCGAACTATTTCTCGTTTAGAGCGGTCAGGTATTCGAACCTATGTTAGTACCATAACAGTTCCTCTTCGGAGGATTTCTGAGAATGAGCTTGTTGAGCCATCCTCAGTGGCTCTTCGGTCTATTTTAAGGCAGATCATGACTGGGTTTGGAGAATTGAGTTCTTTAATGGAGGCTGAGTCTGAGTCAGAGATTCAGAGAAATGTTCAGAATTTACCAGAGATGCATTCAGAACTGACTAACTTAGGTACAGTTAATGAAAACAGCCAGCTCAGTGAAGGTTCCTCTCAAGACAGGGAAGCCCAAGAAGACAGCACTGAAATGCAAGCTGAAAATGAGACCACCCAGCCTCAGACTCAAAACAGTGACAGTAGAGGAGGCAGGCAGTTGCGAAATTCAAACAATTTAGTTGAAACTGGAACACTACCTATTCTTCGCCTTGCTCATTTCTTTTTACTAAACGAAGGTGATGATGATGATCGAATACGTGGTTTAACCAAAGAGCAGATAGACAATCTTTCCACCCGGAACTATGAGCATAATGGTATTGATAGTGAACTAGGTAAAATCTGTAGTGTTTGTATCAGTGACTATGTAACTGGAAACAAGCTCAGGCAATTACCTTGCATGCATGAATTTCACATTCATTGTATTGACCGATGGCTCTCAGAGAATTGCACTTGTCCAATCTGTCGGCAGCCTGTTTTAGGATCCGGCATAGCAAATAATGGGTGA
- the Rnf6 gene encoding E3 ubiquitin-protein ligase RNF6 isoform X2, with protein sequence MNQSRSRSGDSGEETSSQDHNHRENERRWQQERLHREEAYYQFINELNDEDYRLMRDHNLLGTPGEITSEELQQRLDGVKEQLASQPDLRNGTNNRDSEVPRESSNEDSLLEWLNTFRRTGNATRSGQNGNQTWRATCVKNNSRRRRRIQQILNCCTTTSNNHTGSSSEENSSWRK encoded by the exons ATGAATCAGTCTAGATCCAGATCAGGTGATAGTGGTGAAGAAACCTCATCTCAAGACCATAATCATCGTGAAAATGAGAGAAGATGGCAGCAAGAGCGTCTCCATAGAGAAGAAGCCTATTATCAATTTATTAATGAACTCAATGATGAAGATTATCGACTAATGAGAGATCATAATCTTTTAGGCACCCCTG GAGAAATAACATCAGAAGAACTACAACAACGGTTAGATGGAGTGAAGGAACAACTAGCATCGCAGCCTGATTTGAGAAATGGGACAAATAACAGAG ACTCAGAAGTCCCTCGAGAAAGTTCAAATGAAGATTCTCTGCTAGAATGGTTGAACACCTTTCGTCGCACAGGAAATGCAACTCGAAGTGGACAAAATGGGAACCAAACTTGGAGAGCT ACTTGTGTCAAGAAtaacagtagaagaaggagaagaatccAGCAGATCCTCAACTGCTGTACGACGACATCCAACAATCACACTGGATCTTCAAGTGAGGAGAATTCGTCCTGGAGAAAATAG